ttgatgtcgtccgcacctgtggtatgttttggagaattcatcctctcggatgctctcgacaaagactgagataaaactcgtcagcaTAAAAATGTAGTTAAGATGGGAGACAGTGTCCTTTACCATGTCCACACTTAATTGTTCTTCTCGACATTTGACGTCAACTCGATTGGTttgacgtaaagcaaataaagcttatgtcttgtgtttgcaatataatcttcaatgtattCTTCATTTGATGTCAACATAAAGGAAAATTGATGTGGTGTGCTAGTATTTCTCTTGTCGTCGTCTTCGATGCTCTtcttgatgtttacttttatcaaaataaaaaaatgcagTTGATGCCGATggataaatatttctcttgggATGCACGATTTCCTTTTCTGGCAGTGCATAATTTCTTGCGTGGCATGAATAActtcccgcgatgcatgatttcttgCAGGGTATAAAACCTTCCTGCGATTCATAAATTCTATGAggtatgaatatcttctcgccaTGCATAatttctgcgaggcatgaaatcttttcgcgatgcataaatttctgcgaggcatgaatatTAATTCGCGATGCATGTTttttcgcaatgcatgaatattaactcgcgatgcttGTTCTTTTgggatgcatgaatattaactcgcgatacATGTTCTTtcacgatgcatgaatattaattcgcgatgcatgaatattaactcgcgatgtatgatcttccgcgatgcatgaatattaactcgcaatgcatgatcttcctcgatgcatgaatattaactcgcaatgcgTGATCTTTCGCGATGCACGAATATTGACTCTTGATGTCATCCTTGGTACCAAGTGAAGATAGCGCTTCAACCGAGCAACATAGTTATCTTCTGGGTGCCTTCAGGATAATGATGTTGTCTCATTTGACAATGAAGTAAACTGATTCTCCAGAAAGTGTATCGTCTTGATCGGCAATAAAATAAATGTCACTTCCGATAGTAGTCACACCATATCTGatattatgatgcagatgaCGCCCTTTATGAAAATCGTAAATTCTTTCTTGAGATTTTCGCTTGATTCCCCTTCAAATCGGATTGTACGTTCCTTATGGACTTCATGTTGTTTGAAATTGACTGAAATAAGCCATTCATATTCCTAATTCTCCGGTGTAAGCGATATAAAATAATTCTTGCGTTTACAGGAACACGGTTAAATTTTGGGAGAGCTTTCTCCTCCCTTGACTTCTCCATATTTATCGATCAGAGGAATTTCTGATATTAAAGCCAAGCTATAAACCTGCgtccacagaaaaattgttaatgTTAAAACGAACTAGTCTGTGTTGATTTCTTCAGTCGCCTGCTCCTTGTCATGCTATCTCCGGTTGATCTCTCTGATCTCCCAACTCTTGATggataagacaaaatattttatggcaaaacaaatgaaacacaAAAGGAAAATCTTTAGGAAAATAAATTTTCGAGAAGTAATATTTTGAAAAGGGTCACTGCCAAGTGTCATTTCACGCCAGGCTTAGCGAACTTCTTTGAGCATGATGCTTGGAGGTATATCTTATTATTCGATGGGGAGTATTCAAAACCATTCTAGACTGCCGATAAACttatgttgaaattttgaggccatcctcaaaatttcagtCCTAGTTAACTGTATCGGCTTTATCTTTCAACTGTCGCTGAgtaaattttggaattttgagatcctctccTGTCCTAGTTGCAAACCTCGAAATATCTTCAGTCTTGACTTGCTGAGGAAAAATCTTTTCCTGAGAATTTTTTGAGACCCTCTAAAAAATTCTGTCCCACTTTCTATTGTAAAGAGAAATAGAAATCTTTCGGGAAATATGACCGAACCCTTctggcgcctacgtatctcattcttgggaattcaggtcagacatagttcattacaaagaaatatttaaaagggataaatggggtgaccgaggccgacataggctgcctacgtatctcattcttgagaattcaggtctaacgtagttcattacaaaggGATAAAAATTTAAGCAAAACAAACACAAGCAAAAAGAATGATTACAAGTAAATAACAGAAATGCGAACCGAAGTTTCAcacgtagtatctcttgacaacATCTGAGTTGATTGGTTTCGGTCATACGGTGCCATCCATATCCGACAGGACCAAAAcacctccagataatactttATGAACCATGTAAGGTCCTTGCCAGTTTGGTGCAAATTTTCCTGAGGAAAAATGCGCTTAATTACCAACTCACCGATTTCGAAAATTCTAACTCTTACTCTCTTGTGAAAAGCACAAATCATTCTCTGTCGATACAACTGCCCATGACAAACgacaaccattctcttctcatcaatcaaagttaGTTGATCAATCCGCTTGCTGAACCATTCAGCATTACTTaactcagcttcttggatgatccTTAAAGACGGTATTTCgacttcagcaggtatgactgcttctgttccatatactagcaAGTACGGAGTAGCTCCAATCGACGTTCTGACAATTGTCTGATAACCCAATAAAGCATATGGCAGCATCTCAAGCCAACCTCGGTGATTGTCAATAATTTTTCTCAGaatcttcttgatattcttattggcgGCTTCTACAGCTCTATTCATTTGAGGACGATAAGCGATCGAATTTCGATGAGTAATCTTAAATTGTTCACAaatatctctcatcaagtgactattgagatttgcaccattatTAGTAATGACGGATTCTGGCACTCCAAATCTGCATATAAGATTGTTGCAAACAAAATCAGCTACAACTTTCTCGGTTAACGACTTGTACGATACTGCTTCCACCCATTTGGTGAAGTAATCAATAGCAACCAAAATGAATTTGTGTCCATTTGAAGCGGCTGGCTCTATCGGACCTATAACATCCAtaccccaagctacaaatggccaaggtgaactcataacATTAAGTTCGTGAGGCGGCACTCGGATCAAATCACtgtgcacttgacatttatgacatttctgcacaaacttgcaacaatcattctccatagtcatccagaatTAACCGGATCGAAGGATCTTTCTTGCCAAAGTGAGCCCATCATATGCGTGCCACAAATTCCggcatgtatctgttcaataagctTCGCAGCTTCAACAGCATCAACACATCTGAGAAGACCTAAGTTTGTAGTCCTCCTATACAGGATTTCTccacttagaaagaaattgagagtCATACGATGTATCGACTTCTTCTGATTGGACGTAGCATCTTCAGGATAAATCTCGGACTCCAAGTACTTTTTTATATCGAAATACCATGGCAAACAGTCTGGTTCTGCTTCAACGTGTGAACAATGAACTGGATGTTCTTTCAGCTCTATATccagaggatcaatataatcagtATCTGGATGTTTAATCATTGAAGCGATGGTGGCCAGAGCGTCGTCCAACTCATTTTGTATTCTAGGAGTATGTCGGAACTCGATCTTACGAAATCTTTTGCACAACTTCTGCACATACTAtacgtaaggtataatcttTGGGTTCTTCACATCCCATTAtccttgaacttgatgaatcaaaagATCTAAGCCTTCGATAACCAACAACTCGTAGACATTCATGTCAATGGCCATTCTCAaaccaagaatacaagcttcATATTCGGCCATGTTGTTCGTACAATCAAATCGGAGTTTAGCCGCCATGGGATAGTGCTGACGGGATTCCGACACTAAGACCGCCCCAATACCTTTCCCTTGATGATTTGCCGCTCCATCAATGAATAATCTCCAACCTGGATATGCTTCAGAAATATCCTCACCCACAAATGATATttcttcatcgtgaaaataagttTTAAGCGGTTTATACTCTTCATCAACgggattttctgcaagatgatcagcaAAGGCTTGTGCTTTTATCGCCTTCtaagtcacatacacaatgtCAAATTCACTCAACAGCATTTGCCATTTAGCTAACTTTCCGGTCGGCATCGCTTTCTGGAAAACATACTTCAGCGGGTCCATTCTTGAAATAAGATATGTCGTGTATGAAGACAGATAATGTCTTAACTTCTGGGCAAGCCAAGTTAAAGCACAACACGTTGCTTCAACAGAGTATAATGGACTCGtatggagtaaacttcttgcttatataataAATGGCTCGCTCCTTCTTTCCTGTTTCGTCATGCTGCCCAAGCACGCATCCAAATGCGCTATCTGAGACGGACAAATATAGCAACAGATTGCTCCCTTCTCGCGGAGGAACCAATACTGGTAGGTCggacaaatagttcttgatagctTCAAAAGCAGTCTGACATTCTTCGGTCTACTTTGTCGGAGCGTCCTTCTTCAACAGCTTGAAgataggctcacacaccacaGTTGATTAGCTATGAATCGGctgatgtagttcaacctcccCAACAAACTCATCACCTCCTTCTTAGCCTTTggcggaggtaactcttgaattgcctTAATCTTGGAAGGATCGAGTTCAATACCTCTTCTAgtgactataaatcccaacaacttgcCGGCTGGCACTCCAAAAGCACATTTAACGGGATTCAACTTCAAGTTATACCGATGCGGACGATCAAAGAACTTCTTCAAATGTGTCAAGTAGTCCGAACTCTCGCGGGACTTGATTATGACGTCATCCACATACACCTCGATCTCCTTAAAaatcatgtcatgaaatatGGTCGTCATAGCCCTCATATAGGTAGCACCAGCATTCTTGAGGCCAAATGGTATCACTctgtaatgatatacaccccaaggtgtaCTAAAAGCTATCTTTTCTGCATCTTCTTCGTCCATCAGAATCTGATGATAACCTGcataacaatccacaaatgaaTGCATTTCATGTTTAGCACAATTATCGATCAGAATGTGAATATTTGGcaacggaaaattatccttcggGATAACTTTGTTGATATCTCTTTAGTCGACACAAATTCTGATCTTCCCATCCTTCTTAGCAACCAGAACAACATTGGCCAACCAAGTCGGATATTGTGTCACTTCCACCAACCGAGACTCGATCTGCTTGGTGATCTCTTCTTTGATCTTTAAACTCAATTTAGGCTTGAACTTCCAAGCCTTTTGCTTCACCGGATCGAACCCTGGATTGATCGGCAACTTGTGAGACACCACATCGGTACTCAGCCCTAGCATGTCGCTGACTTCCTAGACGAACACATCAATGTATTCGGTGAGTAAATGAATCAGACCTTTTCTTTGATCCTCATTCAAGTGAACGTTGATCTTGACCTCTTTTACACACTCTTGGTCTCCCAATTTACAGTTTCAGTTTCCTCTAAATTCGGTTTATGCTGATTTTCAAACTGCTAAAACTCTTCAGCAACATACTCCGGTACCTCACTTTCTTCCTCGTAACCATCAACCTCGTCATCACCTGCCTTATTTTGTTCGTtcagctcgtgacatgacatgacattggcaggtttAAAACTTACATTACTGAAACCATAAAGAAACAAAGTTAGGAAAGCAAAGTATAACagataagtaaataaataaattttaaaataaaataggctttcattcaaattggAAGAAACGGTGCAAACTTTGGTCATGGCATAGGGCCATGTTGCCTTCTTTGAACATCACGAtggaaattcaaaaattcaaacagataagaaaaaattcaaaatggtggtctcgggcctcttccgGACTACCACCgatttaaatatgcataaaatgATGCC
This window of the Solanum pennellii chromosome 2, SPENNV200 genome carries:
- the LOC107009874 gene encoding uncharacterized protein LOC107009874 → MIKHPDTDYIDPLDIELKEHPVHCSHVEAEPDCLPWYFDIKKYLESEIYPEDATSNQKKSIHRMTLNFFLSGEILYRRTTNLGLLRCVDAVEAAKLIEQIHAGICGTHMMGSLWQERSFDPKCHKCQVHSDLIRVPPHELNVMSSPWPFVAWGMDVIGPIEPAASNGHKFILVAIDYFTKWVEAVSYKSLTEKVVADFVCNNLICRFGVPESVITNNGANLNSHLMRDICEQFKITHRNSIAYRPQMNRAVEAANKNIKKILRKIIDNHRGWLEMLPYALLGYQTIVRTSIGATPYLLVYGTEAVIPAEVEIPSLRIIQEAELSNAEWFSKRIDQLTLIDEKRMVVVCHGQLYRQRMICAFHKRVRVRIFEIGELVIKRIFPQENLHQTGKDLTWFIKYYLEVFWSCRIWMAPYDRNQSTQMLSRDTTCETSVRISVIYL